The DNA sequence TCTGAACTGTTCTGCCCTCATGGTTGTCGAAAGAGACGGCGGCAGCAGTGAGGAGCAGAAGTATCGCACAGAGGAGGGAGAGCTGTCTCGAGAACCGTTCGGGTAATAACATACTGTATTCTAAGAGGCAGGTTGCTGTTTGTCAATGGCAGGAGAGCTGGCGCTTCCTGCTACCAGCAATTATTAATGCGATTTAATGTTGTGATGCGAAGCGGTCTTGCCCGTGTCGCCGCCGCAGGTGCTGCAGTACCCGAAGATTTCGAGGCTATGCCTCACCTTCTTGAACTTCTCCTTCTGGCAGAGCTCGTCCTGCAGCATCTCGAGGGTAGGGGAAAAGAACTCGATGACCTTGCCGCACTTGATGCAGATCATATGGTCGTGATGGGCCTCCTCCGACACGCGCTCGTAGTGCGCATGCTTGTCGATCCGCTCGACCTCCTCGATGAAGCCGCACTCGATGAGGAGGGGGATTGTCCGGTACACCGAGGCGCGGGACACCTTCGAGCCTTTCGTCTTGAGCCTGACGAAGAGCTCCTCGGGGTCGAAGTGGCCCTTGATGCTCATGATCTCGTCGATGATCTCGTCACGCCCCTTGGTGGCTTTGAGCCCCTTGGTGCAGAGGAACTCTCTGAACTTCTCCTTTGGCATGCAATCACCTCCCCCGGCTATAGTGCGACATTGAAATAACGCAGCAACCAGTTCAGTGCCCCGCCGAAGAGAAAGGCGAGGGGAAAAACGATGCCGATGACCCAGAGGGTCGTCTTCAAGCCCCGCTCTTTGATGATCATGAAGAAGCTGGCGAGGCAGGGAATGAACAGCGTTATGGTGACGAGACTCACCAGCGCCTGTATCGGCGTGAGCAGACCGTCCTCGAAGAGCTTGAAGAGTCCTGCCGCACCGTAATCCCTCCGCAGGAAGCCGAGGATGAAGGACTCCGTCGTCTTCTCGGGAAGGCCGAGGAGCGTAACGACGACGGGCGAGGCGATCTCCTGGAGCATCGCGATGAGATTCAGCTTATGGAGCAGGAAGAGGATGAGGGTGCCGAGGATGAAGAGCGGCACCGCCTCTTTCAGATACCACTCGATCCTGCCGAGGGTCTTTACGAGGATGTTGCCGATATTGGGCATACGGATCGGCGGTATCTCGAGGAAGAACTCGGTCCTCTCCCCGGGAACGAGCTTCGAGGCGAGGAAGCCCGAGATGAAGAGGATGACGATGATGCTGCTCATCCAGATGACGGCCGCTTTGAGCGAGAGCGCCCCCAATATGCCGAGGATGACTCCCAGCTGCGCCGAGCAGGGGATCGCGAGCGCGAGGAGAAAGGTCGTGATGATCCGGTCCCTCCTGGTCTCGAGGATACGCGAGGTCATGACCGCCATGGTGCCGCAGCCGAGGCCCAGGATCATCGGCAGCACCGCCTTGCCGTTGAGCCCCATGACATTGAAGACCCGGTTGCTCATGATGGCGAGCCGCGGGAGATAGCCGCTGTCCTCGAGGAGAGAGAAGGCGATGAAGAAGGTCGCAGTAATGGGCAGGATAATCGCGATCGCATAGGTGAGGGCGACCGTAATCAGCCCGTACTCTCCGACGAGCAGCTCCTGAACAATACCGATGGGAATCAGAAGCTGCACCACCTTGGTCGCCATCGGATTGATGTAGCCGTTGAAGAGCGTCTCCTCGAAGAAATCGACGAGCGTGCCGGCCCCGAAGACGCCGACGAACTGGTAGATGCCGTAGAGCACGCCGAGCAGGAGCGGAATGCCGTAGAGCGGATGCATGCTGATCCTGCCGATGAGGGCGAGGAGCTTGCCTCCCTCCGGCCCCGCTTTTCTGACGACGCTCCCGACGATCGCTTCCGCTGCCTCGATGCGGGCCTTGTTTATCACGTAGCCTGCCGGCTCTTTCATCGCGAGCTTGCATTCGTCGCGGAGCGCTTCTATTTCGAGGAGGGCGGCCTCTTTGAGATTGCTTTTCAGCCAGTCCCGCAGGCTCTCGTCTTCGGAAAGGACCATCACCGCAAGGGACCGCTGCGAGACGGCAGCGGAGGGGAGCAGCCGCCCGATCTTTTCGATATAGTCCTCGATGACCGGGTGATAGGTGATCCGGACCGTCGGCCTCCCGGGCGAGAGCATGGATTCCCGCAGCTCCTTGATCCCTTTACGCTGCGGGGCGATGGTGCTCACCACATTGATGCCGAGCATCTGCTTAAGCCGCTCGGTATCGATGGTAATGCCCTTGTCCATCGCCTCATCGACCATGTTCAGGTCGAGGACGATCGGAATGCCCATCTCGGCGAGCTGGAGGGTTATCATGAGGGTCCTCTTGAGATTTTTTGCGTCCCCTACCTGCACCACGGCCGAGGGGGCCTCGGTCAGGAGGATATCCCGCGTCACCTTCTCGTCCTCGCTCATGGGGATGAGGCTGTTGACGCCGGGGGTATCGACGAGGACGAGACGTTTACCGTCGAGGGCGATATTGCCCTGGGTGATCTCGACGGTCGTCCCCGGGTAATTGGACACGGTCACGTACTTGCCGGTGAGGAGGCCGAAAATAACGCTCTTGCCCACGTTGGGATTGCCGATGAGCGCAATTTTCTCGAGCTCGCCGTGCTGCTTCTTCGCCTTTACCGCTGCTGCCTCTGCTTTCAAAACGCCTCCTGCAGGAATCCGGGAACGCAATCCAGTGAGAATAAATCTCAATTACAATTGTAGAAAAGGTACGATGATTTAATCAAGCGGAAAATGCCGGTCCGGTCCAATCTTGTCTTCTGCGACCGGTATCCTGTATCCTGTCTAGAGTGGTGTTGTTACTGCTTGCAATTTGCCGTTATGCCGAAAGAGCAGTGAATATCGGGGAAAAAGCCATAAAGTTAAGGATAAACGATGTCTAAACCGCAGGCGCTCATCTTCCGTCTTCTTGCCGTGCTTTTCACGATAGCCGTTCTGGCCCCTGAAACGACTGCCCAGGACCCTCCCAGGGGGCCGGCGAAGGGCCTTTCCGGCGCTGCCGGGGCCGTGACGGTGCGCATCGGCAAACATCCCGGCTTCATGCGGATTGTGCTCGAAGCGACCGAAGAGCAGGTGCAGAATGCCTCGGTGATGTTCTCCGGAGAGAGCGCCGTCAAAGTGGTCTTCCCCTCGCCCGTCGCCTTCAGAGTGGTCCAGAAAGGCGCTTCCCAGAAGACCCTGCCGCCGGGGAGCAAGATACCCCATGAGGCGGAGAAGGGAGTCAGGATCACGGCAGGGGGGACGTACTGCGTGATCGTTATCGACGGGCTCGATGATATCAGTGTCTCGAAATTCTCGGCGCCCTCGCGCCTCGTCATCGACGCCTACACGGTCCAGGCCGCCCCGCCTCCTGCGCCGAGCGCGCCCGCAGCGCCTGCAGAGCGGCCCGCAGGCGAGCGGATGGTCGAGAGCGCCGCTGGTGTGATCGAGGCGCTCGATATTCCGTATTCGTCGTTCGTTATCGATGCAGGGCATGGCGGTCTCGACAGCGGCATGCAGTTCGGCAAGGCCGCTGAAAAGGATATCGCACTCTCCTTTGCGAGAGACCTCGCCGCGGTGCTGGGCAAGAAGGCGAAGAAGGTCTCCCTTACCCGGAAAGGAGACCAGGTCATGACGATACGGGAGCGGGTCAGGATAGCGCAGCAGAAGGCGCCCGAGCTGCTGATCAGTTTCCATGTCGCCTCCGGGAACGAGCTGGTCGTCTACACGGCGGCGAAGAGGGCGGGGGGGCAGGCTGGCGGTGTTCAGAAGAGGCTGCTGACGGCCGAAGGCGACCCGGCTGCGGCGTTCGCCCGGGCGCTCGTACAAAGCGTCAGGAGCGAGTGCAAGGTAGAGGCCCGGCATGAGCGGCTCCCGCTGCCGCTCCTCACGCATACTGCGGCGCCGGCGCTCCTGGTGGAGCTCCCCAGCCCCGAGCGGTTCAGCTACGACGGGAAAAACAAGGCGAGGCTTATCAAGGCGATCCTCCACGGCATCGCAGCGGTCCCGATGAACCAGAGCCAGGGGTAGGGGGACAAGAGGTCGCTCGCGACGGCCGCTTATGGAGAACAAGAAATACATAGTCATCGCCGTAGTGCTCCTGATCGTTGCAGGCGCTGCCGGGTGGCTTGCCACGCAGTACTACTTCTCGCCCGGCAGTGCAGGCCCCCTGTCGGTCCTGACGCAGGGCGAAGGGCTGTCCAGGCCGCACGGGAGCGCTGCCGCCGGTCCTGAAGCCGGGGGAGAGGCCGGACTGCACGCGGACACCGATGCCGTCCCGGTCAAGATATTCACCCCCTCGGCGGGGAGTGTCGCCGTGGAAGAGGTGCAGGTCCCGAACAACCCGGTACCGGTGAAGATGGCCGAGACCGTTCTTGCGGAGTATTTCAAG is a window from the Nitrospirota bacterium genome containing:
- a CDS encoding transcriptional repressor, with protein sequence MPKEKFREFLCTKGLKATKGRDEIIDEIMSIKGHFDPEELFVRLKTKGSKVSRASVYRTIPLLIECGFIEEVERIDKHAHYERVSEEAHHDHMICIKCGKVIEFFSPTLEMLQDELCQKEKFKKVRHSLEIFGYCSTCGGDTGKTASHHNIKSH
- the feoB gene encoding ferrous iron transport protein B, whose protein sequence is MKAEAAAVKAKKQHGELEKIALIGNPNVGKSVIFGLLTGKYVTVSNYPGTTVEITQGNIALDGKRLVLVDTPGVNSLIPMSEDEKVTRDILLTEAPSAVVQVGDAKNLKRTLMITLQLAEMGIPIVLDLNMVDEAMDKGITIDTERLKQMLGINVVSTIAPQRKGIKELRESMLSPGRPTVRITYHPVIEDYIEKIGRLLPSAAVSQRSLAVMVLSEDESLRDWLKSNLKEAALLEIEALRDECKLAMKEPAGYVINKARIEAAEAIVGSVVRKAGPEGGKLLALIGRISMHPLYGIPLLLGVLYGIYQFVGVFGAGTLVDFFEETLFNGYINPMATKVVQLLIPIGIVQELLVGEYGLITVALTYAIAIILPITATFFIAFSLLEDSGYLPRLAIMSNRVFNVMGLNGKAVLPMILGLGCGTMAVMTSRILETRRDRIITTFLLALAIPCSAQLGVILGILGALSLKAAVIWMSSIIVILFISGFLASKLVPGERTEFFLEIPPIRMPNIGNILVKTLGRIEWYLKEAVPLFILGTLILFLLHKLNLIAMLQEIASPVVVTLLGLPEKTTESFILGFLRRDYGAAGLFKLFEDGLLTPIQALVSLVTITLFIPCLASFFMIIKERGLKTTLWVIGIVFPLAFLFGGALNWLLRYFNVAL
- a CDS encoding N-acetylmuramoyl-L-alanine amidase; the protein is MSKPQALIFRLLAVLFTIAVLAPETTAQDPPRGPAKGLSGAAGAVTVRIGKHPGFMRIVLEATEEQVQNASVMFSGESAVKVVFPSPVAFRVVQKGASQKTLPPGSKIPHEAEKGVRITAGGTYCVIVIDGLDDISVSKFSAPSRLVIDAYTVQAAPPPAPSAPAAPAERPAGERMVESAAGVIEALDIPYSSFVIDAGHGGLDSGMQFGKAAEKDIALSFARDLAAVLGKKAKKVSLTRKGDQVMTIRERVRIAQQKAPELLISFHVASGNELVVYTAAKRAGGQAGGVQKRLLTAEGDPAAAFARALVQSVRSECKVEARHERLPLPLLTHTAAPALLVELPSPERFSYDGKNKARLIKAILHGIAAVPMNQSQG
- a CDS encoding GerMN domain-containing protein, producing the protein MENKKYIVIAVVLLIVAGAAGWLATQYYFSPGSAGPLSVLTQGEGLSRPHGSAAAGPEAGGEAGLHADTDAVPVKIFTPSAGSVAVEEVQVPNNPVPVKMAETVLAEYFKRLKNGPRDIKVLGVYRDRRNTLYVDLSDDFRRKFSGDAREEYTLLGSLFDTIVTNVIGVEDVRLLIEGKEVESAGGHFSILSPLKELVKEEHNEDTPQHPASS